Proteins from a genomic interval of Pirellulales bacterium:
- a CDS encoding amidohydrolase family protein, translating to MPPTIDAHQHFWRLDQPAPFNYTWLNAPRNAAIRRDFLPEQLEPQLRAAGIDKSILVQTQHNLAENRWALGLAERHEFIAGVVGWIDLASDDCERQLREFEDHPKFVGVRHVTQDEPDDDFIVREDVLRGLKVLEQRAVPFDLLFYVKHLRHVPALATHAPELAMAIDHLSKPHIKDRRTDDWLPSFKAAAKFPNVYCKLSGMITEADWRRWTADDLKPYVQAALELFGPERLMFGSDWPVCELAGTYQQVFEALNEALGPLSAHERQAIFGGTAGCFYQLPR from the coding sequence ATGCCACCTACCATCGACGCGCATCAGCACTTTTGGCGGCTCGACCAGCCGGCGCCATTCAACTACACCTGGCTCAATGCGCCGCGGAACGCCGCCATCCGCCGCGACTTTTTGCCCGAACAGCTTGAACCGCAGTTGCGGGCCGCGGGCATCGACAAGTCGATCTTGGTGCAGACGCAACATAATCTGGCCGAGAACCGCTGGGCGCTGGGGCTGGCCGAACGGCACGAGTTTATCGCGGGCGTCGTCGGCTGGATCGACTTGGCCAGCGACGACTGCGAACGGCAGTTGCGCGAATTCGAAGACCACCCCAAGTTCGTCGGCGTCCGCCATGTCACGCAGGACGAACCCGACGACGATTTCATCGTTCGCGAAGACGTGCTGCGCGGACTGAAAGTGCTGGAGCAGCGCGCAGTGCCGTTCGATTTGCTGTTTTACGTCAAGCACCTGCGGCATGTGCCGGCGCTGGCCACGCACGCGCCGGAGCTGGCGATGGCGATCGACCATCTCTCGAAGCCGCACATCAAAGACCGCCGCACCGACGATTGGCTGCCGAGTTTCAAGGCGGCCGCGAAGTTTCCCAACGTTTACTGCAAGCTCTCCGGCATGATTACGGAGGCCGATTGGCGGCGTTGGACGGCCGATGATCTGAAGCCCTACGTCCAGGCCGCGTTGGAGCTGTTCGGCCCGGAGCGGCTGATGTTCGGATCCGATTGGCCGGTCTGCGAGCTGGCCGGCACGTATCAGCAAGTATTCGAGGCCCTCAACGAAGCGCTGGGGCCGTTGAGCGCGCACGAGCGACAGGCCATCTTCGGCGGCACCGCGGGTTGCTTTTATCAATTGCCGCGTTGA
- a CDS encoding FtsK/SpoIIIE domain-containing protein, which translates to MESELIQRQRQMLADAARLVAELADNRTETQLEAKLAASEEEHQRARQAIEAQRKAELDAAEAEYQSERDRLTAAAQKAIGEIESAYRQTSETATAEWQQEQTEAERIKEDSHFEMTGVHEAGKNNLKAKYGDLENGTDSTAIGIESRRKEVKQLLAVHGQEGLTEQPGQPLGQLPANVNPQQAIEEAFKVADAKMAELRAVKKPKAVMALVIFFVVAAAVAAGVGVATKWNPLMMGGAGTVAGLVIALITFVAMRSSVQGRVVAAYQPLAYALDYADLARKRWQQIAGETYRRESTALDQRRQRDDAKAEELCRTRVDKAVKQRDELIAKAQRRYDKQMAEVTQRRDAALEKIESGIKRRRKEIPAKFDEQLHALGENHRHATQECRKTIENTKQRRLDRWHEGVARLQSEAADVNAQCGELFPDWQFIVSPEWKAPTKLPPVVRLGQWQAAPEQFDDKPRVEDDSAPVLDDLSAHRKKEEADGSGGLRLPVLKQPALVTFPDHSSMLFKGQGKARDEAIGIMQAAMLRLATTIPPGKARFVVVDPIGLGQNFAAFMHLGDFDEQLIGARIWTESSQIEQRLADLTEQMEVVIQKYLRNEFETIEAYNEAAGEVAEPFRFLVIANFPANFSEAACRRLLSIVSSGARCGVHTLISVDTKLQLPQGFKLPDLEQHCTNFVWQDDRYVWKEPEFGRLSLTLDRAPPGDVFTDVVRRVGDAAKNASRVEVPFAVIAPKDDEWWKATTNRGIRVALGPAGATKHQFLELGRGTAQHVLVAGKTGSGKSTLLHTLITNLALTYSPEELELYLIDFKKGVEFKTYATYRLPHARVVSVESDREFGLSVLQRLDVELRVRGEKFRDAGAQDVAGYRRNTGQQLSRILLIIDEFQEFFVEDDKLAQEVGLLFDRLVRQGRAFGMHVLLGSQTLGGAYSLARTTLGQMGVRIALQCSDADAHLILSEENQAARLLSRPGEAIYNDAGGLPDANHPFQVAYLPDEDKERWHERIRAFVRQERDGTQYPLIVFEGNVPGQLDKNLALDELLRAPSWPLDSKMPATAWLGDPVAIKEPTAAVLRRQSGQNLLLIGQNDMQALAILAAAQISLAAQFPPASGEQPGTRFFVLDGTPPEHANAGTFERVAKALPHETRLGMQRDTVAIVKQVAEEVARRQQENLTDLPAWYLIVHDLQRFRELRKKEDDFGFSRGEEQTPSQQLVSIMREGPNLGIHVLAWCDGVTNMQRTFDRQALREVELRVLFQMSPNDSSALIDSPVASRLGEQRALFHSEELGKLEKFRPYELPPAEWLDWVGQQFRSRPLAPVVPAATAGADGDSQPPVTAVPLGANGDSAAAAAPAAVQPNGDAKPNGDGHAAGEEREAVLERSSDEPEAVG; encoded by the coding sequence ATGGAATCTGAATTGATCCAACGCCAGCGGCAAATGCTGGCCGACGCCGCCCGACTCGTGGCCGAGCTGGCCGACAACCGCACCGAAACGCAACTCGAAGCCAAACTGGCCGCCTCGGAAGAAGAGCACCAGCGGGCTCGCCAGGCAATCGAGGCCCAGCGCAAGGCGGAGTTGGATGCGGCCGAAGCGGAATACCAGTCGGAACGCGACCGCCTGACCGCCGCCGCACAGAAGGCGATCGGCGAGATCGAATCGGCCTACCGCCAGACCAGCGAAACGGCCACCGCCGAATGGCAGCAAGAGCAGACCGAGGCCGAGCGGATCAAGGAAGACTCTCATTTCGAGATGACCGGCGTCCACGAGGCCGGCAAGAACAACCTCAAAGCCAAGTACGGCGATCTGGAAAACGGCACCGATTCGACCGCCATCGGCATCGAGTCGCGGCGCAAAGAAGTGAAGCAGCTTCTCGCGGTCCACGGGCAAGAGGGCCTGACCGAGCAGCCGGGCCAGCCCCTCGGCCAGTTGCCCGCCAACGTCAATCCGCAGCAGGCGATCGAAGAAGCCTTCAAGGTGGCCGACGCCAAGATGGCAGAGCTGCGGGCGGTGAAGAAGCCCAAGGCCGTCATGGCACTGGTGATCTTCTTCGTGGTCGCAGCGGCGGTGGCGGCGGGTGTGGGCGTGGCGACCAAATGGAATCCGCTGATGATGGGCGGCGCCGGCACGGTCGCCGGGCTGGTGATCGCGCTGATCACGTTCGTCGCCATGCGCTCCAGCGTGCAGGGCCGCGTGGTGGCCGCGTATCAACCGCTGGCCTACGCGCTCGATTATGCCGATCTGGCCCGCAAGCGGTGGCAGCAGATCGCCGGCGAGACCTATCGCCGCGAAAGCACCGCGCTCGATCAGCGGCGGCAGCGCGACGACGCCAAGGCCGAGGAACTCTGCCGCACGCGCGTCGACAAGGCGGTCAAGCAGCGCGACGAGCTGATCGCCAAGGCCCAGCGGCGGTACGACAAGCAGATGGCCGAAGTGACGCAGCGCCGCGACGCCGCCCTGGAAAAGATCGAAAGCGGGATCAAACGCCGCCGCAAGGAGATACCCGCCAAGTTCGACGAGCAACTGCACGCGCTCGGGGAGAATCATCGTCATGCGACGCAAGAGTGCCGCAAGACGATCGAGAACACCAAGCAGCGCCGGCTGGACCGCTGGCACGAGGGCGTGGCCCGGCTGCAAAGCGAAGCGGCCGACGTCAACGCGCAGTGCGGCGAGCTGTTTCCCGATTGGCAGTTCATTGTTTCGCCGGAATGGAAGGCTCCCACCAAGCTGCCGCCGGTCGTTCGGCTCGGCCAGTGGCAAGCGGCTCCGGAGCAGTTCGACGACAAGCCGCGGGTCGAAGACGACTCGGCGCCCGTGCTCGACGATCTGAGCGCCCACCGGAAAAAGGAGGAGGCCGACGGCAGCGGCGGTCTGCGTTTGCCGGTGCTCAAGCAGCCGGCGCTGGTCACGTTTCCCGATCACAGCTCGATGCTGTTCAAGGGACAGGGCAAGGCGCGGGACGAGGCGATCGGCATCATGCAGGCGGCCATGTTGCGGCTGGCGACGACGATTCCGCCCGGCAAGGCGCGGTTCGTGGTGGTCGATCCGATCGGCCTGGGTCAGAATTTCGCGGCCTTCATGCATCTGGGCGATTTCGACGAGCAGTTGATCGGCGCCCGAATCTGGACCGAGTCGAGCCAAATCGAGCAGCGGCTGGCCGACCTGACCGAGCAGATGGAGGTGGTGATCCAAAAGTATCTCCGCAACGAGTTCGAGACGATCGAGGCTTATAACGAAGCGGCGGGCGAAGTGGCCGAGCCGTTCCGCTTTCTGGTGATCGCCAATTTTCCGGCCAACTTCAGCGAGGCGGCCTGCCGGCGGTTGTTGAGCATCGTCTCCAGTGGAGCGCGGTGCGGCGTCCACACGCTGATCAGCGTCGATACCAAGCTGCAATTGCCGCAGGGCTTCAAGCTGCCCGACCTGGAGCAGCACTGTACGAACTTCGTCTGGCAAGACGACCGCTACGTGTGGAAAGAACCGGAGTTCGGGCGGCTGTCCTTGACGCTCGATCGGGCGCCGCCGGGCGACGTGTTCACCGACGTGGTCCGCCGCGTGGGCGACGCGGCCAAGAACGCCAGCCGCGTCGAGGTGCCCTTCGCGGTCATCGCCCCCAAGGACGACGAATGGTGGAAAGCCACCACCAACAGGGGCATTCGCGTGGCGCTCGGTCCGGCCGGCGCCACCAAGCATCAGTTCCTGGAACTGGGCCGCGGCACGGCACAGCACGTGCTCGTCGCCGGCAAGACCGGATCGGGCAAATCGACCTTGTTGCACACGCTGATCACCAACCTGGCGCTCACCTACAGCCCCGAGGAGTTGGAGCTGTACCTGATCGACTTCAAGAAGGGCGTCGAGTTCAAGACCTACGCCACCTACCGGCTGCCGCACGCGCGGGTCGTGTCGGTGGAGAGCGACCGCGAGTTCGGTCTGAGCGTGCTGCAACGGCTCGACGTCGAGTTGCGCGTGCGTGGCGAGAAGTTCCGCGACGCCGGCGCCCAGGACGTGGCCGGCTATCGCCGCAACACCGGGCAGCAACTTTCGCGTATTTTGCTGATCATCGACGAGTTTCAGGAGTTCTTCGTCGAAGACGACAAGCTGGCCCAGGAAGTGGGCCTGTTGTTCGACCGCCTGGTGCGTCAGGGCCGTGCCTTCGGCATGCACGTGCTGCTCGGTTCGCAGACGTTGGGCGGGGCCTATTCGCTGGCCCGCACCACGTTGGGCCAGATGGGCGTGCGCATCGCATTGCAGTGCAGCGACGCCGACGCGCATTTGATTCTCAGCGAAGAGAACCAGGCCGCACGGCTGCTGTCGCGTCCCGGCGAGGCGATCTACAACGACGCGGGCGGCTTGCCCGACGCCAACCATCCCTTCCAGGTGGCGTATTTGCCGGATGAAGACAAGGAGCGTTGGCACGAGCGGATTCGGGCTTTTGTGCGCCAAGAGCGCGACGGCACGCAGTATCCGCTGATCGTGTTCGAAGGCAACGTGCCCGGCCAGCTCGATAAGAATCTCGCGCTCGACGAGTTGCTGCGTGCGCCGAGTTGGCCGCTCGATTCGAAGATGCCGGCCACGGCCTGGCTGGGCGATCCGGTGGCGATCAAGGAGCCGACGGCGGCTGTGCTGCGGCGGCAGAGCGGGCAAAACCTGCTGCTGATTGGCCAGAACGACATGCAGGCCCTGGCCATTCTGGCCGCCGCTCAGATCAGCCTGGCGGCGCAATTTCCGCCGGCTTCGGGCGAACAGCCGGGCACGCGGTTCTTCGTGCTCGACGGCACTCCGCCCGAACACGCCAACGCGGGCACCTTCGAGCGGGTGGCCAAGGCCCTGCCGCACGAGACGCGCCTGGGCATGCAGCGCGACACGGTGGCGATCGTCAAGCAGGTGGCCGAAGAGGTTGCCCGACGCCAGCAAGAGAACCTGACCGATCTGCCGGCCTGGTATTTGATCGTCCACGACTTGCAGCGTTTCCGCGAGCTGCGTAAGAAGGAAGACGATTTCGGTTTTTCGCGGGGCGAAGAGCAGACGCCTTCGCAGCAGCTTGTGTCGATCATGCGCGAGGGGCCGAACTTGGGCATTCACGTGCTGGCCTGGTGCGACGGCGTGACGAACATGCAGCGCACCTTCGACCGGCAGGCGCTGCGCGAAGTCGAGCTGCGGGTGCTGTTCCAGATGAGTCCGAACGATTCCAGCGCGCTGATCGATTCGCCGGTCGCCAGCCGTCTGGGCGAGCAGCGGGCGTTGTTCCACAGCGAAGAGCTGGGCAAGCTCGAAAAGTTCCGGCCTTATGAGTTGCCGCCGGCCGAGTGGCTCGACTGGGTCGGCCAGCAGTTCCGTTCACGTCCGCTGGCTCCGGTGGTTCCAGCGGCAACCGCCGGGGCCGACGGCGACAGCCAGCCGCCGGTGACTGCCGTTCCCCTCGGTGCGAACGGCGATTCCGCGGCCGCAGCCGCACCGGCGGCCGTTCAACCCAACGGCGATGCCAAGCCGAACGGCGACGGGCATGCCGCGGGGGAAGAGCGCGAAGCGGTGTTGGAGCGAAGCTCAGATGAGCCGGAAGCGGTGGGGTGA
- a CDS encoding RbsD/FucU family protein, translated as MLKHQLLHPQINEVLGRAGHHAKVLIADGNYPASTKRGPNAELVCLNLMPGVVNCTQVLKAILSAVPIDGVNTMMYTPDDPYTLDRDPPVWDEYREVIRAAGLNVSLEPIAKWDFYEAVETPDHVLTIQTADQQRFANLLLSIGVRME; from the coding sequence ATGCTCAAACACCAGCTCCTGCATCCCCAAATCAACGAAGTGCTCGGCCGGGCGGGGCACCATGCCAAGGTGCTCATCGCCGACGGCAACTATCCGGCCTCGACCAAACGCGGTCCCAACGCCGAACTGGTTTGCCTTAACCTCATGCCCGGCGTGGTGAACTGCACGCAAGTGCTGAAGGCGATTCTTTCGGCGGTGCCGATCGACGGCGTCAACACCATGATGTACACGCCCGACGATCCGTATACGCTGGACCGCGACCCGCCGGTCTGGGACGAATATCGCGAAGTGATTCGGGCGGCCGGCTTGAACGTGAGCCTGGAACCGATCGCCAAGTGGGATTTTTACGAGGCCGTCGAGACGCCCGACCATGTTCTCACGATCCAGACCGCCGATCAGCAGCGATTTGCCAACCTGCTGCTGTCGATCGGCGTGCGGATGGAATGA
- the aroH gene encoding chorismate mutase produces MSDDRRIRCRGVRGATTVEHNTREELLKATQQLWTLMVRLNGIEHEDVASAIFTTTTDLDAEFPALAARQLGWLDVPLLCTHEISVPGSLPRCVRILIHWNTSKSLAEIQHVYIRGAAKLRPDLCRLPPVDWDELEAWIEAELAAQEKLRAKT; encoded by the coding sequence ATGAGCGATGACCGACGTATCCGCTGTCGTGGGGTGCGCGGCGCGACGACCGTCGAGCACAATACGCGCGAAGAGCTGCTGAAGGCCACGCAGCAGCTTTGGACGTTGATGGTCCGCTTGAACGGGATCGAGCATGAAGACGTGGCCAGCGCCATCTTCACGACCACGACGGACCTGGACGCCGAGTTTCCGGCCCTGGCCGCGCGGCAGCTTGGCTGGCTCGATGTGCCCCTGTTGTGTACGCACGAGATCAGCGTGCCCGGCTCGCTGCCGCGGTGCGTGCGGATTTTGATTCACTGGAACACATCGAAGTCACTGGCCGAAATCCAGCACGTCTACATTCGCGGCGCGGCCAAATTGCGGCCCGACCTCTGCCGTCTGCCGCCCGTCGATTGGGACGAGCTGGAAGCCTGGATCGAGGCCGAGCTGGCGGCCCAGGAGAAACTGAGGGCCAAAACGTAG
- a CDS encoding sugar phosphate isomerase/epimerase yields the protein MKPAISQVCSLNSPFDKDIEDYAAGACRAVEIWLGKLETYLETHSLDDVRRLLDEQQMAAPVASFQGGLLVSQGDARREHWEHFSRRLTLLRKLEIGTLVVACDVMGPLAQQDLERVQASLTQAAVRAGEQGVRLALEFQASATFGNNLQTAAALVNETGSPHLGLCFDVFHYYAGPSKAEDLAYLTRENLFHVQLCDIAGTPREFAGDADRILPGDGDYQLQPVLDALRTIGYDGYVSLELMNPQIWQVPARQFGEIGMTCLRKILGQASMG from the coding sequence ATGAAGCCCGCCATCAGCCAGGTCTGTTCGCTCAACTCGCCCTTCGACAAGGACATCGAAGACTACGCGGCCGGCGCCTGCCGGGCGGTGGAAATCTGGCTGGGAAAGCTGGAAACCTACCTGGAAACGCACTCGCTCGATGACGTGCGACGCTTGCTCGACGAGCAGCAGATGGCCGCGCCGGTGGCCAGCTTTCAAGGCGGGCTGCTCGTCAGTCAGGGTGATGCCCGTCGCGAGCATTGGGAGCATTTTTCCAGGCGATTGACGCTCTTGCGAAAGCTCGAAATCGGCACGCTGGTGGTGGCCTGCGATGTGATGGGGCCGCTCGCCCAGCAAGACCTCGAGCGCGTGCAGGCATCGCTCACTCAGGCTGCCGTCCGGGCAGGCGAGCAAGGCGTCCGGCTGGCGCTGGAATTCCAAGCGTCGGCCACTTTCGGCAACAACCTGCAGACGGCGGCGGCACTGGTCAACGAAACCGGTTCGCCGCATCTCGGTCTCTGCTTCGACGTGTTTCATTACTATGCCGGCCCCAGCAAGGCGGAAGACCTCGCTTATCTGACGCGCGAAAACCTGTTCCACGTGCAGCTTTGCGACATCGCCGGCACGCCGCGCGAGTTCGCCGGCGACGCCGACCGCATTTTGCCCGGCGACGGCGACTATCAGTTGCAGCCGGTCCTCGACGCGCTGCGGACGATCGGCTACGACGGCTACGTCTCGTTGGAGCTGATGAACCCGCAGATTTGGCAAGTGCCGGCCCGGCAATTCGGCGAGATCGGCATGACTTGCTTACGCAAAATCCTGGGCCAGGCGAGCATGGGTTAG
- a CDS encoding VCBS repeat-containing protein has protein sequence MRDEKWRTACSAVALIGGVFLTAVSAAAEIRLRAEQLPERLEVGYAVTVVDMNADGRTDIVVVDTNRVLWLENPSWKVHTLIQDQTKRDNVCIAPYDIDGDGQIDFALGADWRPIDTRTGGTIQWISRGTSADGRWQVHPIGEQPTTHRMRWADLDGDGRKELLVAPMMGRNSTKPLWMETPLRLLAYKIPADPVHDAWQPQVINEELHVAHNLWPTDLDRDGQTDILMASFEGVTLLKRKADGTWKSRPIGAGNQDNPEARGASEIKHGRIAGGSDYIATIEPWHGFQVVVYTRPKDAAQPLWDRNVLDSDLKWGHAVWCANLDDDVDDELIVGVRDDKSDSVRCGLRIYDPQERGQRWQRQLVDQGGVNIEDLTVADFNGDGRNDIVAVGRQSHNIKIYWNER, from the coding sequence ATGAGGGATGAGAAATGGCGGACGGCGTGCTCCGCGGTTGCGCTGATCGGCGGCGTTTTTCTAACCGCAGTCAGCGCAGCCGCTGAAATACGCTTGCGGGCCGAGCAGCTTCCGGAACGGCTGGAGGTCGGCTATGCGGTGACGGTGGTCGATATGAACGCCGACGGCCGCACCGACATCGTCGTGGTCGATACCAACCGCGTCCTATGGCTGGAAAACCCGTCGTGGAAAGTCCACACGCTCATTCAAGATCAGACCAAGCGCGACAACGTCTGCATCGCACCCTACGACATCGACGGCGACGGCCAAATCGACTTCGCTCTGGGCGCCGACTGGCGGCCGATCGACACGCGCACGGGCGGCACCATCCAGTGGATTTCGCGCGGCACTTCCGCCGACGGCCGCTGGCAAGTACACCCCATCGGCGAACAACCGACCACGCACCGCATGCGCTGGGCCGATCTCGACGGCGACGGCCGCAAAGAGTTGCTCGTCGCGCCGATGATGGGCCGCAACTCCACCAAGCCGCTGTGGATGGAGACGCCTTTGCGACTCTTGGCGTATAAGATTCCGGCCGATCCGGTCCACGATGCCTGGCAGCCGCAGGTGATCAATGAGGAGCTGCACGTGGCGCACAATCTCTGGCCCACCGATCTCGACCGCGACGGGCAGACCGATATTCTCATGGCCAGTTTCGAGGGCGTCACGCTCTTGAAGCGCAAGGCTGATGGCACGTGGAAGAGCCGGCCGATTGGAGCGGGGAACCAAGACAACCCCGAAGCCCGCGGCGCCAGCGAGATCAAACATGGCCGCATCGCCGGCGGCAGCGACTACATCGCCACCATCGAGCCTTGGCACGGCTTCCAGGTCGTTGTCTATACCCGGCCGAAGGACGCCGCCCAGCCGCTCTGGGACCGCAACGTGCTCGATTCCGATTTGAAGTGGGGCCACGCGGTCTGGTGCGCCAACCTGGACGACGACGTTGACGACGAGCTGATCGTCGGCGTGCGCGACGACAAGAGCGATTCGGTGCGTTGCGGCTTGCGGATTTACGATCCGCAGGAGCGGGGCCAGCGTTGGCAGCGGCAGCTTGTCGACCAGGGCGGTGTCAATATCGAAGACCTGACCGTGGCCGATTTCAACGGCGACGGCCGCAACGACATCGTGGCGGTCGGGCGGCAGTCGCACAACATCAAGATCTACTGGAATGAGCGATGA
- a CDS encoding diacylglycerol kinase family protein, with protein sequence MSDAPHDQGPLPPGVIIVANPYSGAKENRTCVAALSAALIERQLEPRIVWELGELAEVGTDPLAAERYRAVVAAGGDGTLNRVINLQNRLPVFHFPLGNENLFSRQFGCCSEPAHAAAVLAAGRTRTMDLGRAGDRLFAIVASAGFDGDAAHRLAHWRQHEAGLRRVRSVSYAAPMLASAWRYRYPLFDVDADGQSMRGALCMVFNMPQYANRLPLAYDANPHDGVLDWIVFEKPGNLPLMKYALSVWLKRHRQRGDVRYGRARRIALTSTGPVPMEIDGEAADFAPVVIEVAPSALRVVVPQMSCGCPPS encoded by the coding sequence ATGAGTGACGCTCCCCACGACCAAGGCCCATTGCCTCCCGGCGTCATCATCGTGGCCAATCCCTATAGCGGTGCGAAGGAAAACCGCACTTGCGTTGCCGCATTGTCGGCCGCGCTGATCGAGCGGCAGCTCGAACCGCGCATCGTTTGGGAGCTTGGCGAACTGGCCGAGGTGGGCACCGACCCCTTGGCTGCCGAGCGATACCGGGCAGTCGTGGCCGCCGGCGGCGACGGCACGCTGAACCGCGTGATCAACCTGCAAAACCGGCTGCCGGTGTTCCACTTTCCTTTGGGCAACGAGAACCTGTTTTCACGGCAATTCGGCTGCTGTTCTGAGCCGGCGCACGCCGCGGCGGTGCTGGCCGCGGGCCGCACGCGGACGATGGACCTGGGCCGGGCGGGAGACCGGCTGTTTGCCATCGTGGCCAGCGCCGGCTTCGACGGCGACGCCGCCCACCGGCTGGCCCACTGGCGGCAGCACGAGGCGGGCCTGCGCCGCGTGCGCAGCGTGAGCTATGCGGCCCCCATGTTGGCCTCCGCCTGGCGTTATCGCTATCCCTTGTTCGATGTGGACGCCGATGGCCAGAGCATGCGCGGTGCTTTGTGCATGGTGTTCAACATGCCGCAGTATGCCAACCGCTTGCCGCTGGCCTACGACGCCAACCCGCACGACGGCGTGCTCGACTGGATCGTCTTCGAGAAGCCCGGCAACCTGCCGCTGATGAAATACGCCCTGAGCGTATGGCTGAAACGGCACCGCCAGCGCGGCGACGTGCGTTATGGCCGCGCTCGGCGGATCGCGCTCACCTCGACCGGTCCGGTGCCGATGGAAATCGACGGCGAAGCGGCCGACTTTGCCCCGGTCGTGATTGAGGTCGCGCCAAGTGCCCTGCGCGTGGTCGTGCCGCAAATGTCGTGCGGCTGCCCTCCGTCGTAG